A genomic window from Vanessa cardui chromosome Z, ilVanCard2.1, whole genome shotgun sequence includes:
- the LOC124543261 gene encoding rho GTPase-activating protein 1-like — MESEHQPKLSPIRAFQVLHASNMEPEDAYTSLSEYHDYEPRLEFDDSELTQASGLAPLPPELLDISDDLLKRSASDGTIEENFEEELGKAPEVYAEIANSSLDDDTFSELAGTGLVEVVGDDEIGRRIIVVSACRLPSSKDLHPDKLLRYLMFTLDKYVEQDYSVVYFHYGLTSKNKPPLSWLWKAYKAFDRKYKKNLKALYLVHPTNFIRIVWQMLRPAISVKFGRKIMYVNYLHELQQHLNLDKLCIPKPVLEYDKLLLAKNPRAAEMARQQAEKVDAPPDESDAKAAPKESLSPPLTQQFGVSLQFIKENNTNMIDSIPPVVRQCVEFLSQPDALETEGLFRRSANISVIKELQRACNKGEPISFRNDPHNAAVLLKTFLRDLEEPLLTFDLHEEILKFQTWSNREKPRQVKILILERLPLDNYKLLKYIFQFLWKVQDRSCLNKMTSGNLAVVFGPNLSWPPNGFMSLQAISPINAFTDFLLENQKSIFII; from the exons ATGGAGTCAGAACATCAACCCAAACTAAGTCCAATAAGAGCCTTtcaag TCCTCCATGCAAGTAATATGGAGCCAGAAGATGCATACACAAGCCTCTCAGAGTACCATGATTATGAACCAAGGTTAGAATTTGATGATTCAGAGCTGACACAAGCCAGTGGCTTAG CTCCTTTGCCGCCCGAATTACTTGACATATCTGACGATCTTCTCAAACGTTCAGCAAGCGACGGTACCATTGAAGAGAATTTTGAAGAGGAACTTGGCAAAGCTCCTGAAGTGTACGCCGAG aTTGCGAATTCTTCTCTTGATGATGACACCTTCTCTGAACTTGCGGGGACAGGTTTGGTTGAGGTAGTGGGCGATGATGAGATCGGTCGACGCATAATTGTGGTATCGGCTTGCCGTCTGCCGTCGTCTAAGGACCTACACCCAGACAAACTTCTAAG ATACCTCATGTTTACTTTGGACAAATATGTGGAGCAGGATTATAGCGTCGTATACTTTCACTACGGCCTAACCAGTAAGAACAAACCACCGCTCTCCTGGTTATGGAAAGCTTATAAAGCCTTTGATaggaaatataaaaagaatctTAAAGCACTCTATTTAGTTCATCCGACAAATTTCATACGAATTGTCTGGCAAATGCTTAGGCCCGCTATAAGTGTAAAGTTTGGGAGGAAGATTATGTATGTGAATTATCTACACGAACTGCAACAACATTTGAATTTGGATAAACTTTGCATACCAAAGCCTGTGTTAGA GTACGATAAATTGTTGCTAGCTAAGAATCCTAGGGCTGCCGAGATGGCTAGGCAACAAGCCGAAAAGGTAGACGCGCCGCCCGATGAGAGTGATGCAAAGGCCGCCCCAAAGGAAAGCCTTTCTCCACCTCTGACTCAACAATTTGGTGTGTCATTGcagtttattaaagaaaataacacAAACATGATTGACTCCATACCACCCGTTGTGAGGCAGTGCGTTGAATTTCTTTCACAACCCGACG ctttAGAAACTGAAGGTCTGTTCCGAAGATCGGCAAACATATCAGTTATAAAGGAACTGCAGAGAGCCTGCAACAAGGGCGAGCCGATATCTTTCAGGAACGATCCCCACAACGCCGCAGTTCTACTGAAGACCTTCCTCCGGGATTTGGAGGAACCGCTGTTGACATTCGACCTGCACGAGGAAATATTGAAGTTTCAGA CTTGGTCAAACCGCGAGAAACCTCGTCAAGTCAAAATCCTCATCCTGGAGAGGCTGCCTCTAGACAACTACAAGCTGCTTAAATACATCTTTCAATTTTTATGGAAG GTTCAAGATAGGAGCTGCCTCAACAAAATGACCAGCGGTAACCTAGCCGTGGTTTTCGGACCGAATCTTTCTTGGCCCCCTAATGGCTTTATGTCGCTCCAAGCCATATCGCCAATCAACGCATTCACAGATTTCCTTCTTGAAAACCAGAAatccatatttataatataa
- the LOC124543030 gene encoding peptidyl-prolyl cis-trans isomerase-like 1, with translation MLGYANAGIPDKSWQPPVAVLETTMGTITVEMYWKHTPLTCRNFMELVRRGYYNNTKFHRVIRDFMIQGGDHTGTGKGGQSIYGPQFDDEINSNLKHTGAGILSMANAGPNTNGSQFFITLAPTQWLDGKHTIFGRVQSGMAVVKRIGLVECDKNDCPVDDIKIERSYIPK, from the exons ATGCTCGGCTATGCAAACGCTGGAATTCCAGATAAATCTTGGCAACCACCAGTTGCTGTACTTGAAACAAC aATGGGGACCATCACAGTGGAAATGTACTGGAAACATACCCCTCTTACATGCCGAAATTTTATGGAACTAGTGAGACgaggttattataataatacaaaatttcacAGGGTTATAAGAGATTTTATGATTCAAGGTGGTGATCATACAGGAACTGGAAAAGGTGGCCAATCAATATATGGTCCTCAGTTTGACGatgaaataaattctaatttaaagCATACAGGTGCTGGTATATTGTCTATGGCTAATGCTGGCCCAAACACAAATGGATCACAATTTTTTATCACTTTAGCCCCAACACAGTGGCTCGATGGCAAACACACTATATTTGGAAGAGTGCAAAGTGGGATGGCAGTTGTGAAAAGAATAGGCTTAGTAGAGTGTGATAAAAATGATTGCCCTGTagatgatattaaaattgaGAGATCTTATATTcctaaataa